In Tumebacillus amylolyticus, a single window of DNA contains:
- the rpmF gene encoding 50S ribosomal protein L32 has protein sequence MAVPQHRTSKTRKRMRRTHFKLTLPGMVECPQCHEMKMAHRVCKNCGTYKGRTIVESN, from the coding sequence ATGGCAGTACCGCAACATCGTACTTCGAAGACCCGTAAACGCATGCGCCGCACCCACTTCAAGCTTACCCTGCCGGGTATGGTTGAATGCCCGCAATGCCACGAGATGAAGATGGCTCACCGCGTGTGCAAAAACTGCGGCACCTACAAAGGCCGCACGATCGTGGAAAGCAACTAA
- the fabD gene encoding ACP S-malonyltransferase, giving the protein MTKIALVFPGQGSQIVGMGRELADARPVTAEAFRQADAAIGYNLSQIMWEGPQETLSLTYNAQPAILTASIALYRALLQDHPEFEFVCTAGHSLGEYTALVAADALSFEDAVRLVNARGRFMNEAVPAGQGAMSAVIGMERALLAEICERVSAEHGPVELANVNCPGQIVISGKAEAVAHAGEVISAEGGRAKALVVSGPFHSSLMAPAADRLAEELKTIEIRDAKVPVIANATAGVVQGAEEIREALVRQVVAPVLWEDSVRLMLDQFGVEAFLEVGSSSVLAGLNRKIHKGVPTHFFKDLETLAKVETALKGESTHA; this is encoded by the coding sequence ATGACCAAAATTGCACTTGTATTCCCGGGTCAAGGCTCCCAAATCGTCGGCATGGGCCGCGAACTGGCGGATGCTCGCCCGGTTACCGCTGAAGCATTCCGCCAAGCGGATGCAGCAATCGGATACAATCTCTCCCAGATCATGTGGGAAGGTCCGCAAGAAACGCTCTCTCTGACCTACAACGCGCAACCGGCGATCTTGACGGCAAGCATCGCGCTCTACCGGGCCCTGTTGCAAGACCACCCAGAATTTGAGTTCGTCTGCACGGCGGGTCACAGTTTGGGTGAGTACACCGCACTGGTGGCGGCAGATGCGCTGTCCTTTGAAGATGCGGTTCGTCTCGTCAACGCACGCGGTCGCTTCATGAACGAAGCGGTTCCGGCGGGCCAAGGCGCGATGAGCGCGGTCATCGGGATGGAGCGCGCTCTGCTCGCTGAAATTTGCGAGCGCGTATCGGCCGAGCATGGTCCGGTCGAGTTGGCCAACGTCAACTGCCCGGGGCAAATCGTCATCTCCGGCAAAGCAGAAGCGGTTGCCCACGCAGGGGAAGTCATTTCGGCAGAGGGAGGTCGTGCCAAAGCGCTCGTCGTCAGCGGTCCGTTCCACTCCTCGTTGATGGCACCTGCTGCGGATCGCCTCGCCGAAGAACTCAAGACGATCGAAATTCGCGATGCAAAAGTCCCGGTGATCGCCAATGCAACGGCGGGTGTGGTACAGGGAGCAGAAGAAATCCGTGAAGCGCTGGTCCGCCAAGTGGTGGCTCCGGTACTTTGGGAGGATTCCGTGCGCCTGATGCTCGATCAGTTCGGTGTGGAAGCGTTCCTTGAAGTCGGTTCGAGTTCCGTTCTTGCCGGGTTGAACCGAAAAATCCACAAAGGCGTTCCGACGCACTTCTTCAAGGACCTCGAAACTCTCGCCAAAGTTGAAACCGCGCTCAAAGGGGAATCCACGCATGCTTAA
- a CDS encoding SepM family pheromone-processing serine protease, with product MSQPHDDKPRRYWTRKNITGALITVVVAASFLIPTPYYLNQPGTAEVLAPKVTVQGGAKDEKGNLMLTTVLSMQATNIYYLAYGYIWPNTEIKKEEDVRGNMSDNEYDRLLKHMMDSSQQCAVISGFHAAGLAVDITYDGVFVRSIVENSKAAGFLQVGDVITEVDGHAVVKSDDLIKYINTSKKPGDVVNVKFTRFKDDKQEQKEANIPLMDLTDPKDPNAQKRVGFGVYPENEMKIKPPQDVQIHAEDIGGPSAGLMFSLEIYSQLTEGDLTKGYKIAGTGTIDIDGHVGQIGGIQHKIVAADKAGAEIFFAPADLTSDDSNTQVAKQEAEKIGSKMKIVSVKTLQDALDYLHSLPDKK from the coding sequence ATGTCACAACCTCATGACGACAAGCCCCGCCGCTATTGGACCCGCAAAAATATCACAGGCGCGCTGATCACGGTCGTGGTCGCCGCGTCTTTCCTCATCCCGACGCCGTACTACTTGAACCAGCCGGGCACCGCCGAGGTGCTGGCTCCGAAAGTTACGGTACAGGGCGGGGCCAAGGATGAGAAGGGGAACCTCATGTTGACGACGGTCCTCTCCATGCAAGCGACGAACATCTATTATCTTGCTTACGGATATATCTGGCCGAACACGGAGATCAAAAAAGAAGAGGACGTGCGCGGCAACATGTCGGACAACGAGTACGACCGACTGTTGAAGCACATGATGGACTCTTCGCAACAGTGCGCGGTGATCTCCGGGTTCCATGCGGCGGGTCTCGCGGTGGACATCACCTATGACGGGGTGTTTGTCCGAAGCATCGTGGAGAATTCCAAAGCGGCAGGTTTCTTGCAAGTCGGGGACGTGATCACGGAAGTCGACGGGCATGCTGTCGTGAAGTCGGATGACTTGATCAAGTACATCAACACGTCGAAAAAACCGGGCGATGTGGTGAATGTGAAATTCACCCGCTTCAAAGATGACAAGCAAGAACAAAAGGAAGCGAACATTCCCCTGATGGACTTGACCGACCCCAAGGACCCGAATGCGCAGAAACGCGTGGGGTTCGGGGTGTACCCGGAGAACGAAATGAAGATCAAACCGCCGCAGGACGTGCAGATTCATGCCGAAGACATCGGCGGGCCGTCGGCGGGGTTGATGTTCTCGTTGGAGATTTACAGCCAGTTGACGGAGGGCGACTTGACCAAAGGGTACAAGATCGCCGGAACCGGCACGATCGACATCGACGGCCATGTGGGGCAGATCGGTGGGATTCAGCACAAAATCGTCGCGGCGGACAAGGCGGGGGCGGAGATCTTTTTCGCACCGGCCGATCTCACGTCGGATGACAGCAATACGCAGGTGGCGAAGCAGGAAGCAGAGAAGATCGGGAGCAAGATGAAAATCGTCTCGGTCAAAACGTTGCAAGACGCCCTCGACTATCTGCACAGTTTGCCGGACAAGAAGTAA
- the rsmD gene encoding 16S rRNA (guanine(966)-N(2))-methyltransferase RsmD — translation MRVISGEFRGRRLAAVPGQNTRPTTDKVKESMFNIIGPYFEGGTALDLFAGTGGLGLEALSRGIEKAVFVDADIKAFSVVRENVRTLGLSQARAEVYKNDARRALDALAARGMKFDLVFLDPPYKLTGLYEELILKMQEHNLLEPRAYVIAEHAADVQLPDSYGNLVRWRHVTYGEIGISFYELEAEGDAELG, via the coding sequence ATGCGTGTGATCTCAGGAGAGTTTCGTGGCAGACGACTGGCCGCCGTACCGGGTCAGAATACGCGCCCGACGACCGATAAAGTCAAGGAATCCATGTTTAACATCATCGGCCCGTACTTCGAGGGTGGCACGGCGTTGGACTTGTTCGCCGGAACGGGAGGATTGGGACTGGAAGCTCTGTCCCGTGGCATTGAGAAGGCGGTGTTCGTCGACGCGGACATCAAAGCATTCTCCGTGGTTCGCGAGAACGTGCGGACGCTCGGATTGAGCCAAGCCCGTGCCGAGGTCTACAAAAACGACGCCCGCCGTGCTCTCGATGCGCTGGCCGCACGCGGGATGAAGTTTGATCTGGTCTTTTTGGACCCTCCTTATAAATTGACCGGACTCTATGAGGAATTGATCTTGAAAATGCAAGAGCACAACCTCTTGGAGCCGCGCGCGTATGTGATTGCCGAACATGCGGCGGACGTGCAGTTGCCGGATTCGTACGGGAACTTGGTCCGCTGGCGGCACGTGACATACGGAGAGATCGGGATCAGTTTTTATGAACTGGAAGCAGAAGGAGATGCAGAACTAGGATGA
- the fapR gene encoding transcription factor FapR, which yields MVARNKQMRQQELTALIETEPFMTDEELAERFAVSVQTIRLDRLALGIPELRERIKLVAENNYGKVRSLELAEVIGELIELDLNRLAISILDIGPEHVFTRTKIARGHHLFAQANSLAVSVIDAEVVLTGTAEVRFTRQVKLGERLISKAVVVENREDRAHVDVTTKVSDDIVFEGQFVVFKNK from the coding sequence ATGGTTGCGAGAAACAAACAGATGAGGCAGCAGGAGTTGACCGCACTGATCGAGACAGAGCCCTTCATGACCGATGAAGAGTTGGCGGAACGCTTTGCTGTAAGTGTCCAGACGATTCGATTGGATCGATTGGCGCTTGGCATCCCTGAGTTGCGGGAGCGAATCAAGTTGGTCGCCGAGAACAACTACGGCAAAGTTCGTTCGCTGGAGTTGGCCGAGGTGATCGGAGAGTTGATCGAACTCGATCTCAACCGCCTGGCGATCTCCATTTTGGATATCGGCCCTGAGCATGTTTTCACTCGCACCAAGATTGCGCGAGGACATCATTTGTTCGCGCAGGCGAATTCATTGGCTGTCTCCGTGATAGACGCCGAAGTTGTGCTGACCGGCACGGCGGAAGTGCGCTTCACCCGTCAGGTTAAACTTGGCGAACGGTTGATCTCCAAGGCGGTCGTCGTGGAGAATCGAGAAGACCGTGCCCATGTGGACGTCACGACCAAGGTTAGTGATGACATCGTGTTCGAAGGGCAGTTTGTTGTCTTCAAGAACAAGTGA
- a CDS encoding YceD family protein translates to MKLRWRDLRESTDGVDIQETVEMPTLVKENRQLIALSPVQVNVHGRETAGLAEVEGKLFANVTYRCSRCLVDFSEELHVPFAEQFVQVEEDKLADVEASLEGDRIPVAGDTFDLTPYVEQEVALALPYAPLHAPDCKGLCPVCGVNLNETTCSCNTERIDPRLADLAKFFETDK, encoded by the coding sequence TTGAAACTGCGTTGGCGTGACTTGCGCGAAAGCACCGATGGTGTTGATATTCAGGAGACGGTAGAAATGCCGACCCTGGTGAAAGAGAATCGCCAGTTGATTGCCCTGTCGCCCGTTCAAGTGAACGTGCACGGGAGAGAGACGGCCGGTCTCGCAGAGGTTGAAGGGAAACTTTTTGCCAACGTGACGTACCGTTGCTCTCGCTGTCTGGTTGATTTTTCGGAAGAGCTGCACGTCCCGTTTGCGGAGCAGTTCGTCCAAGTTGAGGAGGACAAGCTGGCTGACGTCGAGGCTTCCCTTGAGGGGGACCGCATCCCTGTCGCCGGTGACACGTTTGACTTGACACCGTATGTGGAGCAGGAGGTAGCGCTTGCGTTGCCGTATGCCCCGTTGCACGCGCCAGACTGCAAAGGTCTGTGTCCTGTCTGCGGTGTGAACCTCAACGAGACGACGTGTTCATGCAACACGGAACGAATCGACCCTCGATTAGCGGATCTGGCTAAATTTTTTGAGACTGACAAGTAG
- the coaD gene encoding pantetheine-phosphate adenylyltransferase, whose translation MRIAIYPGSFDPLTLGHLDIVERSSKIFDKLIVAVMVNPHKNPLFTEDERKELIREAVKHLPNVEVDSSPLLLVNYAQRMGASAIIKGLRFVSDFETELQMAALNRQMYETAETLFMPTSQKHSFLSSSIVKEIARHGGPVTELVPAHVEKAMRAKFE comes from the coding sequence ATGAGGATCGCAATTTATCCGGGCTCGTTTGACCCGTTGACGCTTGGGCATTTGGACATTGTCGAGCGCAGTTCGAAAATTTTTGACAAGTTGATCGTGGCGGTCATGGTCAACCCGCACAAGAATCCGCTTTTTACAGAAGATGAGCGCAAGGAATTGATCCGCGAAGCTGTCAAGCATCTGCCGAACGTGGAAGTGGATTCGTCCCCTTTGCTGCTCGTCAACTATGCACAGCGCATGGGTGCGAGCGCGATCATCAAAGGGTTGCGCTTTGTCTCGGACTTTGAAACGGAGTTGCAGATGGCGGCACTCAACCGTCAGATGTACGAGACGGCCGAGACGCTGTTCATGCCGACGTCGCAGAAGCATTCGTTCTTGAGTTCGAGCATCGTGAAGGAAATCGCGCGCCACGGGGGCCCGGTTACCGAACTCGTCCCGGCACACGTGGAGAAGGCGATGCGGGCAAAGTTTGAATAG
- a CDS encoding polysaccharide deacetylase family protein translates to MKFVSPSPRAVGSLLVLFAVLLVVVYSVAYVRTHSRPVTTVPAYTALEKVPILMYHSISKPGQGLSVSPKDFDAQIEWLVDNGYTPITLGQLKRYWDGEFNVQGKVVVITFDDGYLDNYTDAYPILLKYHAPATIFVITDSIKRDNHMKWSQMQEMHKHGIEFGSHMVYHSNFLHTSHDQIAWELKMSKKDLEAGLNSPVTTFCYPGGGLIPEASDLVREAGYTMAVTTRDTLADRSEDHLLLSRVRVVGGESLQEFASKLQTP, encoded by the coding sequence ATGAAATTTGTTTCTCCAAGTCCCCGCGCGGTCGGCTCTTTGCTCGTGCTTTTTGCTGTCCTTTTGGTCGTTGTCTATTCGGTTGCGTATGTGCGGACTCATTCCCGGCCGGTCACGACGGTTCCGGCGTATACGGCCTTAGAGAAGGTCCCTATTTTGATGTATCATTCGATTTCGAAACCGGGTCAAGGGTTGAGCGTTTCACCCAAGGACTTTGATGCCCAGATCGAATGGCTTGTTGACAACGGGTATACCCCGATCACGCTCGGTCAACTGAAGCGTTATTGGGATGGAGAATTCAATGTGCAAGGCAAGGTGGTTGTCATCACGTTTGACGACGGGTATTTGGACAACTACACCGATGCGTATCCGATCTTATTAAAATATCATGCGCCCGCCACGATCTTTGTGATCACCGATTCGATCAAGCGGGACAATCATATGAAGTGGAGCCAAATGCAAGAAATGCACAAACACGGCATTGAATTTGGTTCGCACATGGTCTACCACTCTAATTTCCTCCACACTTCACACGATCAAATTGCGTGGGAGCTCAAGATGAGCAAGAAGGACTTGGAAGCGGGCTTGAACTCGCCGGTGACGACTTTTTGTTACCCAGGCGGCGGTTTGATTCCGGAAGCTTCAGATCTCGTGCGGGAAGCGGGGTACACGATGGCGGTGACCACCCGAGACACGTTGGCCGATCGAAGCGAGGATCACCTGTTGCTTTCGCGCGTGCGCGTCGTCGGAGGCGAATCGCTTCAAGAATTCGCTTCGAAATTGCAAACCCCGTAA
- the plsX gene encoding phosphate acyltransferase PlsX, with amino-acid sequence MRIAIDAMGGDHAPHAIVEGTLQAARAHADVTLILVGDEEAIKKCIGGERPSNVEIVHTTEVITADDEPVRSVRRKKDASMVVAARMVKEKQADGFVSAGNTGALMAAGLLVVGRIPSIERPALASIWPTFGGKAMLVLDVGANMDAEATHLYQYGLMANAFSKEVLGLSKPRIGLLNVGSEPGKGDKLRKEAFELLQNGPFHFVGNIEAREAMHDKCDVLVADGFTGNNVLKLIEGFGLGLFDKLKDVFMAGPLTKMAALILKPGLRQFKKTFDYSEYGGAPLLGIDGAVIKAHGSSNARAFEMAIEQARRFIAGRVLEQIYNDVQQQ; translated from the coding sequence GTGAGAATCGCGATCGATGCCATGGGCGGGGATCATGCCCCACACGCTATCGTAGAAGGTACGCTCCAGGCGGCTCGCGCGCATGCAGATGTGACGTTGATCCTCGTCGGTGACGAAGAGGCCATCAAGAAGTGCATCGGCGGCGAGAGACCCTCAAATGTCGAAATTGTACATACAACAGAAGTGATCACCGCAGACGACGAACCTGTGCGCTCTGTCCGTCGCAAAAAAGACGCCTCCATGGTAGTCGCGGCACGAATGGTGAAAGAAAAGCAAGCAGACGGCTTCGTCTCCGCAGGGAACACGGGGGCCTTGATGGCAGCCGGGTTGCTGGTGGTGGGGCGCATCCCGTCGATTGAACGCCCGGCTCTGGCTTCGATCTGGCCGACGTTTGGCGGCAAAGCGATGCTGGTGCTCGATGTCGGGGCGAATATGGATGCAGAAGCCACACACCTGTACCAGTACGGGTTGATGGCAAACGCATTCTCCAAGGAAGTGCTCGGGTTGTCGAAACCGCGCATCGGACTGCTCAATGTCGGTTCAGAACCGGGCAAAGGGGACAAGTTACGCAAGGAGGCGTTTGAACTCCTCCAGAACGGACCGTTCCACTTCGTCGGCAACATCGAAGCTCGAGAAGCGATGCATGACAAATGTGACGTGCTCGTCGCCGATGGTTTCACCGGCAACAACGTCTTGAAGTTAATTGAAGGATTCGGCCTCGGGCTGTTTGATAAGTTGAAGGACGTGTTCATGGCAGGTCCTCTGACCAAAATGGCGGCGTTGATCCTCAAACCGGGTCTTCGCCAGTTTAAGAAAACGTTCGATTACTCCGAGTACGGCGGTGCGCCGTTGCTTGGAATCGACGGCGCAGTGATCAAGGCGCACGGCTCCTCCAATGCCAGAGCGTTCGAAATGGCGATTGAGCAAGCACGTCGTTTCATCGCCGGGCGGGTCCTAGAGCAAATTTACAACGATGTTCAACAGCAGTGA
- the fabG gene encoding 3-oxoacyl-[acyl-carrier-protein] reductase — protein MLNDKVALVTGGSRGIGRAICLELAEQGAKVVVNYSGSQAAAEEVVAEIKEKGGEAIAVQGDVGTFADAEKMVSATTEAFGRIDIVVNNAGITRDNLLIRMKEEEWDSVLNTNLKGVFNVTKAVARPMMKQRSGRIINITSVVGLMGNAGQANYVSAKAGVIGLTKSNAKELASRGITVNAIAPGYIETDMTDNLGDDVKGKLFEAIPLSRLGRPEDIANAVSFLASERSGYITGQVLTVDGGMVM, from the coding sequence ATGCTTAATGACAAAGTAGCACTCGTCACCGGTGGCTCCCGCGGCATCGGCCGTGCCATCTGCCTCGAACTGGCGGAGCAAGGCGCAAAAGTCGTGGTGAACTACTCGGGTTCGCAAGCGGCCGCCGAGGAAGTCGTCGCCGAGATCAAGGAAAAAGGCGGCGAAGCCATCGCTGTCCAAGGGGACGTCGGCACGTTTGCAGACGCAGAGAAAATGGTGTCCGCAACGACCGAAGCTTTCGGTCGCATCGACATCGTGGTCAACAACGCGGGCATTACCCGTGACAACCTCCTCATTCGTATGAAAGAAGAGGAGTGGGACTCTGTCTTGAACACGAACCTCAAAGGCGTGTTCAACGTCACCAAGGCGGTTGCGCGCCCGATGATGAAGCAGCGCTCCGGCCGTATCATCAACATCACCTCCGTCGTCGGGCTGATGGGCAACGCGGGTCAAGCCAACTACGTATCCGCCAAAGCGGGCGTGATCGGTCTGACCAAGTCCAATGCCAAGGAACTCGCATCCCGCGGCATCACCGTCAACGCGATTGCTCCGGGCTATATCGAAACCGATATGACCGACAACCTCGGGGACGATGTGAAGGGCAAATTGTTTGAAGCCATTCCGCTCTCCAGACTGGGTCGTCCGGAAGATATCGCAAACGCGGTTTCCTTCTTGGCGTCAGAACGTTCTGGGTATATCACAGGTCAAGTTCTCACTGTCGACGGTGGCATGGTGATGTAG
- a CDS encoding patatin-like phospholipase family protein codes for MRTPRIGLALGAGGARGFAHVGVLQVLEKMGIQIDSIAGSSMGSMVGAFYCNGMDTKYLEQLAINLKRRHWIDFTVPKMGFVNGTRIMEMVKFLTKGQNIEDLKVPLAIVATDVEKGERVVFREGPIDQAVRASISIPGIFIPHRYQGRLLIDGGVIDRVPIHVAREMGSDIVIAVDVGLFDRETQVKSIFDVIFQSIEIMEREILRSRMLDADVVIRPDVGHISSTAFTQIDEAVKLGRDATERVAELIRSTIDDWKGGAYSDVTTS; via the coding sequence GTGCGGACACCAAGAATCGGGTTGGCACTGGGCGCCGGGGGCGCAAGAGGCTTTGCGCATGTGGGCGTTTTGCAGGTTTTGGAGAAGATGGGCATCCAGATCGACTCTATCGCCGGGAGTTCCATGGGATCGATGGTCGGTGCTTTCTATTGCAACGGGATGGACACCAAGTATCTTGAACAGCTCGCCATCAACCTGAAACGCCGCCATTGGATTGATTTTACCGTGCCGAAGATGGGCTTTGTCAACGGCACGCGGATCATGGAGATGGTGAAGTTTTTGACCAAAGGGCAGAACATCGAAGACCTCAAAGTGCCGCTGGCGATCGTCGCCACCGACGTGGAGAAAGGCGAGCGAGTGGTATTTCGCGAGGGGCCGATCGACCAAGCGGTGCGGGCGAGCATCTCCATTCCGGGCATCTTCATCCCGCATCGGTACCAAGGGCGGCTGTTGATCGACGGCGGTGTGATCGACCGTGTGCCGATTCATGTGGCTCGGGAGATGGGGTCGGACATCGTGATCGCGGTGGACGTCGGGTTGTTCGACCGGGAGACGCAGGTGAAGAGTATTTTTGACGTGATCTTTCAGTCGATTGAGATCATGGAGCGTGAAATTCTGCGCTCGCGGATGCTTGACGCCGACGTGGTGATTCGCCCGGATGTCGGACACATTTCTTCGACTGCCTTTACGCAGATTGATGAAGCGGTGAAACTCGGTCGTGATGCGACGGAGCGAGTGGCCGAGTTGATTCGCAGCACCATAGATGACTGGAAGGGAGGGGCCTATTCTGATGTCACAACCTCATGA
- a CDS encoding nucleotidyltransferase — MHVTGVIVEYNPMHNGHLYHVEQSRLETGADAVVAVMSGHFLQRGEPAIVNKWARAQMALQQGVDLVVELPVAYSTQSATLFAYGSVAVLDALGAVDSLCFGSESGEIESLNRLCSIIVDEPPLLQSYIQSELQKGVSYPRATGAALVRYAEQDPELDEHVVGQPNNMLGLEYLAALRRLHSTIKPATITRIAAGYNEETITHPKIASATAIRKATLERGIETAEPLLPELSYAILREEFAAGRGPMRWENFRQALFTLLHRATAEELARYVGVDEGLEARLIEGARRVNSVQELIAYAKTKRYTWTKIQRALTSILLGVTREEQAELHIERGPEYIRVLGFNERGREVLRKASSRAVVPILTKMPREQSQSPMLQLDLRATRVYSQGYACPQPGAALWDYTTPVIRI, encoded by the coding sequence ATGCACGTCACCGGCGTGATCGTGGAATACAATCCGATGCACAACGGGCATCTCTACCATGTAGAACAGTCTCGGCTCGAGACAGGGGCCGACGCTGTCGTCGCCGTCATGAGCGGGCACTTCCTGCAACGCGGCGAGCCCGCCATCGTCAACAAATGGGCACGCGCTCAGATGGCCCTGCAGCAAGGCGTAGACTTGGTCGTTGAACTGCCCGTCGCCTACTCGACGCAAAGCGCCACGTTGTTCGCGTACGGCTCGGTTGCGGTGCTGGATGCGCTCGGCGCTGTCGACTCGCTCTGCTTTGGCAGCGAGAGCGGCGAAATCGAGTCACTCAATCGGCTCTGCTCCATCATAGTCGATGAACCCCCGCTTCTGCAATCCTACATTCAGTCAGAATTGCAAAAAGGGGTCTCCTACCCGCGCGCAACCGGTGCCGCACTCGTCCGGTATGCCGAGCAAGACCCGGAATTGGACGAACATGTGGTCGGGCAGCCGAACAACATGCTGGGGCTGGAATACTTGGCAGCTCTGCGACGGTTGCATTCTACGATCAAGCCGGCGACGATTACTCGCATTGCAGCCGGGTACAACGAGGAAACCATCACACATCCCAAGATCGCCAGTGCCACAGCGATTCGCAAAGCGACGCTTGAGAGGGGCATTGAGACGGCAGAGCCGCTTTTGCCGGAATTGTCGTATGCGATCTTGCGCGAGGAATTCGCGGCTGGGCGCGGGCCGATGCGATGGGAGAACTTCCGGCAAGCGCTGTTTACGTTGTTGCACCGGGCCACGGCAGAGGAATTGGCGCGGTATGTCGGAGTCGATGAAGGCTTGGAAGCGCGGTTGATCGAGGGCGCACGGCGGGTGAACTCTGTTCAAGAGTTGATCGCGTATGCCAAGACCAAGAGATACACGTGGACCAAGATTCAACGGGCGCTCACGTCGATTCTGCTGGGAGTCACCCGCGAGGAGCAGGCGGAGTTACACATTGAAAGAGGTCCGGAGTACATCCGCGTGTTGGGGTTCAACGAGCGGGGGCGTGAGGTGTTGCGCAAAGCCTCTTCCCGCGCTGTAGTACCTATTCTCACCAAGATGCCCCGTGAACAATCGCAATCTCCGATGCTCCAACTCGACCTGCGTGCGACCCGCGTGTACTCCCAAGGGTACGCGTGCCCGCAGCCGGGAGCAGCCCTGTGGGACTACACCACTCCTGTCATTCGGATCTAG
- a CDS encoding beta-ketoacyl-ACP synthase III, with the protein MTKLSVGILGTGSALPNRVVTNDDMAKIVDTTDEWIRTRTGISERRWVSEEEATSDLALEAARKAIEAAGITPEDIGVIIVATVTPDFVFPATACLLQDRLGAKKAAAFDVSAGCSGFLYSLSCAVPMVQSGMYKYALVIGAETLSRITNFNDRSTCVLFGDGAGAVVIGPTTEGRGFLSFEMGSDGSGGELLKQIAGGSRNPASQESVLANEHTIAMAGSDVFKFAVRILGSASEAALAKAGLTKDDIDFLIPHQANVRIIDAAVNRLKLSSDKVYVNLDKYGNMSSASIPVALDEAVRLGKVKENDLLVLVGFGAGLTWGATAVRW; encoded by the coding sequence ATGACGAAACTTTCAGTCGGGATCCTCGGCACCGGGTCTGCTTTGCCGAATCGCGTGGTAACGAACGATGACATGGCGAAGATTGTAGATACTACCGACGAATGGATTCGCACCCGCACCGGCATCAGCGAACGCCGATGGGTTTCAGAGGAGGAAGCGACTTCCGACCTCGCCCTTGAAGCGGCTCGCAAAGCCATTGAAGCCGCCGGGATTACACCGGAAGACATCGGCGTCATCATCGTGGCGACCGTAACGCCGGACTTCGTGTTCCCTGCGACGGCTTGCCTCCTTCAAGATCGTCTCGGTGCGAAGAAAGCAGCAGCTTTTGATGTGTCCGCAGGTTGCAGCGGGTTCCTTTACAGCCTGTCCTGCGCGGTTCCGATGGTTCAGAGCGGCATGTACAAGTACGCGCTCGTCATCGGAGCGGAGACGCTATCCAGAATCACGAACTTTAACGACCGCAGCACGTGCGTGCTGTTCGGTGATGGAGCAGGCGCTGTCGTCATCGGACCGACGACCGAAGGACGCGGGTTCCTATCCTTCGAGATGGGCTCAGACGGTTCCGGTGGCGAGTTGCTGAAGCAAATCGCCGGCGGTTCGCGCAACCCGGCTTCTCAAGAATCCGTGTTGGCAAATGAGCACACGATTGCGATGGCGGGCAGCGATGTGTTCAAGTTCGCGGTTCGGATCTTGGGCTCCGCTTCGGAAGCGGCGCTGGCCAAGGCGGGGCTTACCAAGGATGACATCGACTTCCTAATCCCGCACCAAGCGAACGTCCGCATCATCGATGCGGCGGTCAACCGACTTAAACTTTCATCTGACAAGGTCTACGTCAATCTTGACAAATACGGCAATATGTCGTCTGCCTCCATCCCTGTTGCGCTCGACGAAGCGGTCCGTCTCGGGAAAGTAAAAGAGAACGACTTGCTTGTGCTCGTCGGTTTCGGGGCCGGTTTGACTTGGGGTGCAACGGCAGTGCGCTGGTAA
- the acpP gene encoding acyl carrier protein: MSAEILERVTNIVVDRLGVDAAVVTLEASFKEDLGADSLDVVELVMELEDEFDMEISDEDAEKINTVGDVVTYISAQK; encoded by the coding sequence ATGTCCGCAGAAATCTTGGAACGCGTAACAAACATCGTCGTTGACCGACTGGGCGTTGATGCAGCTGTTGTAACTCTTGAAGCATCCTTCAAGGAAGACCTCGGTGCAGACTCCCTCGACGTCGTCGAATTGGTGATGGAACTCGAAGACGAGTTCGATATGGAAATTTCCGATGAAGATGCAGAAAAGATCAACACCGTAGGTGACGTTGTTACTTACATTTCGGCTCAAAAGTAA